The genomic segment ATCCGCTCTTTTTTTATACTCGTTTGAGCCTATAATATCGCCGTAATCACTATACGCATTACCTGTAAGCGCACTCCAATAATGTGGGAAAGTATCGCCGTACAGTCGACATTTGCCGAACCAATAACCGTCCCAATGACGTATGGCGGTTTCATACAAATGACAGTCGGGCTGTAAGCCGTTAAAAAGTTCGAGTACATCAAGTTGAATTTTTGCGGCGTCAAGATACTTATTCTCATTTGTAACAATATATGTTTGAAGTAAAATGTTCGTCGCCGGTGCGACTATGCTCTGCTCATAATTTACTTCGTGTGCGGGATAATCAAGTGCTGTTTCGGCGATATAATCGGCATGTTTTTTAAACCACGCAATCATATTATCCGCCATATCGGTCATACCGCTTTCTCTCAAACACTCAACAAGTTTTACAATCGGCACTTCAATAGCATAAAAATGCTCACCGCCTTGGTTGTAAAAAAATAACATAATCTTATACGCAATTTCAAGCATATTTTTGTCCCTAAACAATTTGTAAAGTTCAATATAAAACAAGCTGAACCACGGATAATTGTAAAGGCGGGTAAAGGAATTATCGTAATTGTAGTCATTGAACACCTCGCCTGTTTCGATGCAAACAAGGTTGTTTTGTACGTATTTTATGTACTTTTTAAGACTATTTAAAAGCACTTCGTCATCGTGATTTTGCAGATATTTTGCAATAAGCACTCCCATACCGACACGCTCACGACCTCCGTTAAAGTCGTATTCACGATTATAATATATATGCTTTTCCTCATTGTCATAGATAAGATATGCACCGTCAAGCTTGCTTTTCGGATTGTTGTATTGCTGATTTTCAGCGATAAAATGACATCTGTTTTTAGCAAGTTCATCAAGACAAGGCAAGACCAAAATGTTGCAGTGAGTAACAACATCGTCAATATTTATCGAATATGAATACTTTCTCGGTGTATCGGCTTTTGTTGAAATGACAATTTTATTGTTTTCGATTTTGTAGTCAACAGATTTGTTATTTTCTCTGATTTGCAACTCAGAAAAATCAAAGTTAGGTGAAACGGTTATATTGATATTTTCACCGCTGAACAGTACGAAATTTTCAGCCGAAACATTGATAAAACGATTGCATAGTTGATTAACTTTGCTGTAAAAATCGTTTTTGCCGTTATGCCAAAATAATTTCCATTCAATCGTAAAACTTTCATTCGGCACAAGTGCGACAGGTGACGGGTGAAGAATAAAATCACCTCTGTCGTTGCTGATTTTTTCAAAATCACGCTCGACACTGTAACCTGAAAGACTTCCATCGGTCAGCGCAAGTCCGAGGTGTGGAGCTTCGCCACCCATTCTAAGACACATAACATACGAAATATTTTCGCCACACCAAATATGTGTGTGACATTTTGTCGTCATACACGCTTTAGCACCGCAGGTGTAATCATCATTAAAAGGCGTGTATATAGAAATATCTTTCAGTGACGTAAAAATGTCCTTGTCGGTGGTGTTTGTGAACGTGTATCGCTCTGTGATTATATCGTCTGATTGAGAGGAAGTCTTTTTTACGGAAATGCCTTTAGGGCATTTAACCGTACCCCATTCGGTGTTTCCCTCAATCCAATTCATTTTGTATTTATCGTTTGCGTTTATCAATTCTTTCATAAAATTAATCCTTTCTTTTATTATTAATATTTCCACATCTTTATCGCACGGCTTTGTTGCCTGAATTGATTAGGAGTGACTTCCTTCATATTCTTAAATACGCGGTTAAAATACTGACTGTTATCGTAACCGCACATTTTATAAATGTCGTGTATCGGAATTTTTGACTCGCATAAAAGCAGACATGCGCGTTGAATTTTGAGCGCATTTATATAGTGAGTAATCGTAATGCCTGTGTGTTCTTTGAATACACGGCAAAGATGACTTTTTGTTATGCCGAAATGCTCCGAAAGAGCGTCAAGTCCTTTGATTTCAAGGTAGTTTTTCTGTATGTAATTTCCGATTGTTGATAAATCGGAATCGAATGTGCGCTTGGCATTCGGATTGCTGAAAGGAATGTGCTTGTACAATATGTCAACTATTGCAAGCATACAGTCGTTACGCATATCAACGTTGTTGTAAGCAGTGAGCGAATATGTGCGGATAATCGGGAGTAAGTTGGGAGGGAGTGATATAAGTGGAGTTTTGAAACATTCCGTTATTTTGTCGTATTGCGATTTAGTAAAATGCTCTTTTATGTATGCGTCCGAAAATTCTATACATATTCCCGAAAAAGCACCATCCCCGAAACTTCTGTGCGGAGTTGAAGCAGAAATCATAAGTGCGTCACCTGTGCCGACTTTGTAAAGCACGTTACCTAAATACATACGCCGTTCACCGTTGCAGACAATATAAATTTCATACGCACCGTGCGATTCGTATATCGGATTGACGTTGCCTTGCTCTTTGTCCTCAATCCAAAAATAAATGTTGTCGGCAGTGTTGGATTGTAATACCTCCATAAATTTTCCGCTCCTTTCAAGATGTTTTTCGATATTTTGATTGTATATTATGATAATCAAATTTTCAATAGCAATATCACATTTCAGAGCAATAAATATCAAAATTGTTTCACTTTTAAAATGAAACAATTCTTGATTTACTTTAAATAAATGGTATAATTAAATTAATTATTTATTCGGAAAGGATTATGGTATTATGAAAGCAAAATTGACAAAGCCGCCTATGGGGTGGAACAGTTGGGATTGTTACGGTGCGAGCGTTACGGAGGAGGAAGTAAGACGTAATGCGGAGTATATGGCGAAAAATTTAAAGGAGTTCGGTTGGGAGTATGTGGTTGTTGACATACAGTGGTTTGAGCCGAACGCAAAAAGTGCGGATTACAACAAAAACGCATCGCTTATAATGGACGAGTATTCACGTCTTATGCCTGCGGTAAATCGTTTCCCGTCGGCAGAGGGCGGAAAGGGTTTTAAACCGCTTGCCGATTATGTGCACAGTCTTGGATTGAAATTCGGTATACATATTTTAAGAGGTATTCCGAAACAGGCGGTAAGACAGAACACAAAGATTTTGGGTACAACTCATACGGCGGCGGAAATAGCCGATTTCGGAAGTGTATGTGATTGGAACGGTGATATGTGCGGTGTTGATATGAGCCGTGACGGTGCACAGGAATATTATAATTCGATAATCAAAATGTACGCCGAATGGGGTGTTGATTTTATAAAGGTAGACGATATTGCAAGACCGTATCACAAGGCGGAAATTGAGGGGGTACAAAATGCGATACAGGCAAGCGGTCGTGATATAATTTTATCGCTTTCACCGGGTGAAGCACCGCTTAAAGAGGCAAAACATCTTAATGAATATGCACATATGTGGCGAATGACCGATGATTTTTGGGACGGTTGGGAACAGCTTAAAAAGATGTTTGACTATTGCCGTAATTGGTTTCCGTATGTGTGTGACGGCGGTTATCCCGACTGCGATATGTTGCCGCTTGGCAGAATAGGTATTCGTTCGCATGGCGGTGACAGAATGACTAATTTCACGCGTGACGAACAACGAATGATGATGACTCTTTGGAGTATGTTTCGTTCACCGTTGATGTTTGGCGGCGATATGGTGTATAACGATGAATTTACGCTGTCACTTATGACAAACAAAACGATTATCGAAATCGACCAAAACGGTTATGCAGGCAGAGAAGTTTACAGAAAAGGCAATGAAATCGTTTGGGCGGCAAACGGAAAAGACGGTAAATATTACGTTGCTCAATTCAATATCGGTGAAGAAGAAATTACCGCAAAAACCGATTTGGCGTTCGTGGGTATTATGCCGAACGAGAATGTAAAAATAACCGAAGTATGGGAAAATAAAAAGGCAGAACTAAACGATAATACAATCATTTCAACTGTTCCGCCGCACGGTGTGAAATTGTTTGAAATCGTGCTATAATAAGCATACGAAGTGTGCGATAATTGTACCTAACGCAATTCCGCCGATAATATCGGACGGATAGTGAACGTACAGATATAATCTTGAAAACGCAATGACACTTGCCAACAAAAATGCGGGATACGCAAACATTATATCAGTGTGCAACAAAACGGCTGCGGCAATGAATGATGACATAGTATGGCAAGACGGAAATGAATAGTCGTACGGTATCGGAATTAAAAGCGATACCGCACGGTTTATCCAACACGGACGAGGGCGGCAGATAATGTTTTTAAGTAAACAGTTGCCGATTAATACGCCCATAATAAGACCGACAAGTATGAGAATACCTGCTTGTCGGTATTTTTTATAACAGATTAATAGAAATGATATTGCTATCCAGACTATACCTCCGTCACCGAGTGATGAGAATTTTACCATTAACGAATCTAAGAATTTACAACGTAATTTATTTTGAATTAAGTCCAAAATCAGAAAATCAACTGTCTGTATCATAAAATCACACTTCTTTCTAAAATTCATTTGTTTTATAAGATGATTTTATCATACAAATGTAAAATCTGATAGCACATAAATCTAAAGAATTTTTAAAATTTTTATAAAGTGCGTTATTCTTGACAGCAAAATTTAACTAATATATAATGAGAATAAACAGCGAAAGGAGCGAGAAAAATGGGGTTTAGGACAACAAAATTAGGAGAGCGGGTATCGGTGGATACGAGGAAAATGTCAAACGGTGAAAGTGAACTTTTTGAATTTGACGAAGATACCAAGCCGTATTTTGTTGATTACACATTAACGGACTTTATTGTGAAAATGATAAATGAAAAACGTATAACAACGGCACAGATTGCGGATTTGAGTAATTTAGAGCCTAATTACATAAACAAACTGCGTATCGGGCAGATAAAGAAACCGTCACGAGATAAACTTTTGCAACTTGCGTTCGGATTATCGTTTACCGAAGACGAAACTCAACTGCTATTACGTTTGGCAGGACTTTGTGCATTGTATCCGAGATTTAAACGGGATTATATAATTATGACGTGTATAAGAGCAAACAAGAGTATTTGGGAATGTAATGACTATTTAATTGAAAACGGTGTAGATGGAGTGGTTACAGAAGAATAAAAATATTGACTTTTTATGTCAAAACAGGTATAATATTAATTAACTAAAACTATTTGGATATTCTATGCGATTAAGGGAGGTAAAAATGGGGGGCAAAAGGTCAATCATATCATTAATAATCGTCTGTCTTATAGGTTGTATGTTATGCGGCTGTGATAAAAAGCAGGATACAGAAAAAGAAATCGGCAAAAATGCACCTAAAATTGTGGTAGGCAGCGACAATTATCCGCCTTTCAATTATATAGACGAGAACGGAAAGCCGACAGGTATTGATGTTGATATTGCTACCGAGGCTTTTAAAAGATTGGGCTACCGTGTCGAATTTGTAAATATTGAATGGGAAGATAAAAAGAATTTAGTTGAAAACGGCGATATAGATTGTATTTGGGGCTGTTTTTCAATCAAAGGACGTGAGAACGATTATAAGTGGACAAAACCATATATGGTCAGCCGACAAGTGGTGGCGGTCAATAAAAGCAGTAATATATATTCTTTGAGTGACCTTGAAGGTAAAATTATTGCGGTTCAATCCACTACAAAGCCTGAGGAAATTTTTCTAAACCGTACCGACAGTAAAATTCCCGAAGTAAAAGAGGTGTTCAGCGTAGAGGACAGGGAGCAGATATACAAATACTTGGGAAAAGGGTATGTTGACGCGATTTCGGCACACGAAACGGCGATAAGACAATATATGCAGGATTATGATATGGATTACAGAATTTTAGACGAGAGCATATTTGTTACGGGAATCGGTGCGGCATTTGCTATAAATGACGATAGAGGAATTGAAGAAAAATTATCCGAAAAGTTTGATGAAATGCAGAAAGACGGCACAATGGAGATTATCGTAAGCAAATATCTTTCCAATGCCTATAAGTATTTGGAGGTGGACAGCCTTGAATGATAAAAAGTTTGAAAATGTCCGCAGCGGTAAAAGTTTTTGGTATAAAGAAATTATATTCGGAATTATTTTTTTGATAATTGTATTTGTCGGTTCTGCACAGGTCGACAAAAAAGCAGCTAAATCTCAAGTCAATTCTACTATAAGCTATGTTAAAACTCAATGCTCAATATATGCAAGATACAATGACGCAACGGAAACAAAAACGCTTATGAGAGTTATAGTAAATACGCAACAGGTAAATCGAGATATAGAGTTTTGCGGTTCGGAGCTTGATGTGGAAGCGTTGAAAAAATATGCGTCTGAACAACGTCTGACAGGTATTATAGTAATGGACGAAAACGGCAAAGTCGAAGAAGAGTGCAGCAGTGACGGATTAAATTCCGAAAGCTTGAAAAAATATATACAAAAAACTGCAGTGCTTGACGTTGCAAAATATCCGAAAAAGACTTATACGGCACATATTGATTTTGCTGACGGTTCGTATGTCAACTTAGCGTCACAGGGAAGAATTGATAAAACAGGTGTGATAGTTGGATTTCATCATACTAACGCTGAGTATGCAAAAAATTATAACCTTACTGTGCAAAGCTTACTTTCGGGATATGATACATATCGTGACGGAATAATCGCAATAACAGACGGACACAAAATAGTGGCGTCTAACGATGAAAGTATGGTAGGTAAAAACGTTAAAGAAAACGAGGTTGTCAGAAAACTGAGAAATAACGGTAAAATCGGCAAATTGGTTAGAGTACAGAATAAGTTTGAAGGCTATTACGGCAGTATGGATAAGAGCAGAGATTACTATATATATGTGTATCTGCCGGAATGTACGGTTTTTGAAATTGTACCGAGAAATATACTCTATGCGCTTGCAATGTATATAACATTGCTTATTATTATCCAACTTATCAAGCAGAGTTCGGAAAGAAAGTACCTTGTTGAACAGAATAAACGTGAGAAGGAATACAAGGAAAAGCTTATGGAATCAGCGAAAAAGGCAGAACAGGCAAACACTGCAAAGACGGAATTTTTACAGCGAATGAGCCACGATATTCGCACGCCGATAAACGGTATACGCGGTATGATAGAGCTTGCGGATTATTACAGTGATGATTTGCAAAAACAGGAGGAATGTCGTAAAAAGATATGGGACGCGTCCGGATTGTTGCTTGAATTGATTAATGAAGTACTTGATATGGGTAAACTTGAATCCGGCGAAATTCTTCTTGAAGAACGTGAATTTAATTTAAAAAAGTTGCTTGGTGACATTGTTAATGTGGTCGAGAAACAGTCGAAAGAACATCAGCTTGAAATTGTTCAATGCGATTATCAGATTGAACATTGGAACTTGATCGGAAGTCCTATACATATAAAGCGTATGCTTATGAACATATTGAGCAATGCCGTTAAGTATAACAGGTACAATGGCAAGATTATACTTGATTGCCGAGAGGTGAGTTGTATCGGTAATGTGGCGCTGATTGAATTTATTTGTAAGGATACAGGTATCGGAATGAGTAAGGAATTTCAGGAACATATTTTTGAGCCGTTCGCACAGGAATTTAACAGTGCAAGAAGTTCGTTCGGCGGTACCGGTCTTGGTATGCCGATTGCGAAAAGCCTTGTTGAAACAATGGGTGGCAATATTGAATTTGAAAGTGAAAAAAATGTCGGAACTACTTTCAGATTGAAAATTCCGTTTAAGATTGATGATTGCGTTCATATCGAAGAACCGACAGAGGAAGAACATAATGTTTCCATAGAGGGAGTACGCGTGCTTGTTGCGGAAGATAATGACCTTAATATGGAGATTACGGAATTTGTGCTTTCATCAGTCGGCGCGGTGGTAATAAAAGCGTCAAACGGTCAAGAGGCAATAGAGATTTTTGAAAAATCTGAAGTCGGAGAAATTGACATTATATTGATGGACGTTATGATGCCGGGCGTTGACGGATTGGCTGCAACACGAATTATACGCTCAATGAGCAGAGAGGACGCAAAGACAATACCGATTATCGCAATGACTGCAAATGCGTTTTCGGAGGATCGTCTCAGAGCTGTTGAGGCAGGTATGAATGAACATCTTGCAAAACCGCTTGAATCGACTGTTATTATTAAAACGATTGCGAAATATTTGAAAGAAGAATAATAAAAAAGCAGATACTGTGTTGTATCTGCTTTTTTGTACATTATATACAAATAATTCCAATAAAAACTGTATAAAAGGTAAAAATTAACAAATGAGTATTTACAAATTAAGTAATATATGCTATTATATATACAGATAACAGGTAAAGTTATCCAAAAAATACTTAAATTATTTAATTTACAAAGGAGTGTGTTTACTATGTTAAAGAAAATTGTTTCAGGAATGTTGGCAGCGGGAATGATGTTGGCGAGTGTATCGGCATTTGCCTGTGATTGCGGATCGGAGTACAAAAAAACTTATGAGTATCCATACATCGGAAATGACAAGCACCAGGTAGCATACCGCTGCAGTAATCCGAATTGCGATGATCCGTTTACATTGGTAGGAACATACGATTGTACATACGAGTGGGTTGAATATGAAAATCCGGATACATGGTCAATTTCGTGGGTTCAAATGTGTACTGTTTGCGGACATATTAAAGATTAAAACAAAATAAATGCCACATCGAGAGATGTGGCATTTTTGATTGCAGATAAAACCATAACTGTTTTATATACAATTTGATATATGCTTTAATGTACAAAATACGATTAAGATTTTTGCACACAATTAACAAATTTGCCGAAAGGACTTTATTTTTTGTCTAAAATGTAGTAAAATATTCCTTGTAGCGTTGTAGAACAGTAGTCTGTAAAAAACAGAACAAAATTTTTATGTAAAACGGAAGGACGGAGAAAAATGGAACAAAATTTACATCAAACGCAAACTGTTACAGTTATTGCACTTATAATCTTTGCATTAATAATGATTGCAATAGGTATATTCAGTGCAAGAAAGACGAAAACAATGGACGGATTTCTGCTTGGCGGCAGAAAAATCGGTGCATGGGTAAGTGCCTTTGCATACGGTACGTCATATTTTTCGGCAGTTATTTTTGTAGGCTATGCGGGACAGCATGGCTGGAACATCGGTTTGGGCAGTATTTGGATAGGCATAGGTAATGCGATATTCGGCTGTCTGCTTGCGTGGATGCTTTTGGCAAAACGTACACGAACGATGACACATACTTTAAAATCAAAAACTATGCCTGAATTTTTTGAAGGGCGATTTAATTCAACAAAGATGAAAGTCTTTGCCGCAATTATTATATTCGTATTCCTTGTACCGTACAGTGCGGCGGTTTATAAAGGACTCGGCTCAATGTTCACAACGATTTTCCCAACGGTATCGGTTAATACCTGGATGCTTGTTATAGCTGTTTTGACGGCGATTTATCTTGTTCTCGGCGGATATGTCGCAACGGCATACACCGATTTTGTACAAGGTATAATTATGATTGTCGGAGTATTTGCAATGGTAGTTGCTATTGTTAAAAATCCGAACGTAGGCGGTTTTTCACACTTCTTCTCAAATCTTGCGTCTGTTGCCGATAACGGTGACAAGATAACGGGCGCTCAGCTTACAAGCTGGTACGGCGGAGCAAATTGGAAATTCCTATGCGTAAATATTTTGCTTACAAGTTTCGGTACATGGGGACTTCCTCAAATGGTTAGCAAATATTATGCGGTTAAAGATATTAAATCAATTCATAAAGCGACTGTTATTTCAACAGTATTTGCACTTATAATCGGTGCGGGTGCATACTTTGTCGGCTCACTTTCAAGACTTGTTTTGAATAACCAACTACCTGAAGGCGGAGTTGATGCGGTTATTCCGAATACATTGCTTACAGCACTCGGTGACCCTAATATCGTAACAACAATCATTCTTGCGGTAATACTTATTCTTTTGTTGTCGGCGTCAATGTCAACGCTTTCATCAATAGTTTTGTCATCTGCATCGGCTATTTCGGTTGACTTAATTCCGGCAGTGAATAAGAATTACAGCGGAAAAAATCAAATGATTTTAACAAGAGCACTCTGTCTTTTGTTCGTTGCACTTTCATACATATTCGCAACGGGCAACATTACGATTATAGTAAATATTATGTCATTCAGTTGGGGCATAGTATCGGGCTGTTTTATCGGTCCTTACATATGGGGTATTTATTCAAAGAAAACAACAAAAGCAGGTGCCTGGGCAGGTATGATTCTTGGATTTTTGACTGTTGCGGTTACAACAATCGTGCTTACATCAATGAATAACGCAAGCTGTGATACTGTATACGAAGCATTCAAGCTTGCCGCAAAGAAAGCACCTGAAATGGGTGTTGCCGCAATGGCTGTGTCACTTGCAGCAGTGCCTGTTGTATCAATGTTTACAAAAAAATATGATGATAAATTCCTTGACGGAGTGTTTGCAAAGAACGCCGACGAGGATTAAAAAGGAGATATTATAAAAATGCCAATTACTGAACTACTTGAAAAAAACGCACAAATGTACGGTGATGAGGTAAGCCTTGTGGAGATTAACCCAAAGGCTATGGAACACGCAAAGGTTACATGGAGAGAATACTCTCTTATCGAAACAAACCCTATGGAGGCAGGTCGTACCGAGATAACTTGGAAAGAGTTTGACAAAAGGTCAAACCGATTTGCGAATTTGCTTCTAAGCCGTGGTATTAAAAAAGGCGACAAGGTTGCTATACTTCTTATGAACTGTCTTGAATGGCTGCCGATATACTTCGGTATATTGAAAGCCGGAGCAATCGCTGTGCCGTTAAATTACAGATATACGGCTGAAGAGATTAAGTATTGCCTTGAGCTTGCAGAGGCAGACGTGCTTGTGTTCGGTCCTGAATTTATCGGCAGAGTTGAGGAAATAAGCGACAGAATACCGGGCGTAAAGCAGACGTTTTATGTGGGTGCGGAATGCCCTACATTTGCGGAGAGCTATGACTATCTTGTTAAATTTATGCGCAGCATTAAGCCTGATGTTGAAATAACTGACGACGATAATGCCGCAATATATTTTTCATCGGGAACAACAGGTTTCCCGAAAGCGATTTTACACGCACACAGAAGTCTTGTTCATTCCGCAATTGTTGAACAAAAACATCACGGACAAACTCATGATGATGTGTTCTTGTGCATACCTCCGCTTTACCATACGGGTGCAAAAATGCACTGGTTCGGAAGTCTTATTTCGGGCGGTAAAGCCGTACTTCTAAAGGGTATAAAGCCTGAATGGATTTTACAGGCGGTGTCGGAAGAAGAATGTACAATAGTATGGCTTTTAGTGCCGTGGGCACAGGATATACTTGATGCGATTGAAAGCGGTGAAGTAAAACTTGACAAATACAAACTTGACCAATGGCGATTAATGCACATAGGTGCTCAACCTGTTCCGCCGAGTCTTATCAAGAGATGGAAGAAGTATTTCCCTAATCATCAGTATGATACAAACTACGGTCTTAGCGAATCAATCGGACCGGGTTGTGTACATCTTGGCGTTGAGAATATACATAAAGTCGGTGCAATCGGTAAAGCCGGTTACGGTTGGGAAGTTAAGATTGTCGATAAAGACGGCAATACCGTTAAGCAAGGCGAAGTCGGCGAACTTTGCGTAAAAGGTCCGGGCGTAATGCGTTGCTACTATAACGATAAAAAGGCTACCGATGAAGTGTTAAAGGACGGTTGGCTTTTGACGGGTGACGTTGCGAAAGAGGACGAGGACGGATTTATTTACCTTGTTGACAGAGCGAAAGACGTTATCATTTCGGGCGGTGAAAACTTGTATCCGGTACAGATTGAGGACTTTTTAAGAAAACATGATGCAATTAAGGACGTAGCCGTTATCGGTTTGCCTGATACAAGATTGGGCGAGATTGCGGCGGCAATTATTGAATTAAAGCCTGACCACGTCTGTACGGAGGCAGAAATCGAAGATTTCTGCAAAGAATTACCGAGATATAAAAGACCGCATAAGTTTATTTTTGCAGACGTTCCGAGAAATCCTACGGGTAAAATCGAAAAACCTAAACTTCGTGAAATTTATTGCGGTGAAAGCGTTGTCGCAAAACAAATTGAAAATTAATATTAATTCAAGAAAGGTGTCGCTATGACACCTTTTTTGTTGCAAAATTTTTGAGTTTGTATTATACTGTCTGTAAATAATATGTGAAAAAGATGTGAGTTATAATGGTGGATTATGAAATTAAATATACAAATCGAAAAACACTTGCGATATACATAACGAAAGAAGCAAGAGTGGAAGTGCGTTGTAACAAGCGTGTACGCAAAGCGGATATTGAACGGTTTATCTGTGAAAAAGAAAAGTGGATAAACGAAAAACTTGAATTAATGCGTAACAGAAAGAGCGTGTTGATTGGTAACGGAAGTAAGATTTTGTACTTGGGTAAAGAGTATGAAATTGTTGTTTCCGAAAGCAAAGAGGGTATGTATGACGATAAATTTTTTGTACATCCGAGCAGTGACAAAAGATACGTTTATATCGTTTTAGAGAAGTTTTATAAACAAAAAGCAAAAGAAATAATAGCCGAACGGCTGCACAAATATGAGCAGATTATGGGCTTGTATTCAACCAAATTCGGTATAACGTCCGCAAATACAAGATGGGGTTCGTGCAGCGGAAAGAACAGTATCAACTTCACTTGGAAACTTGTTATGGCGGATATTGATGTGATAGATTACGTTGTCGTGCACGAAATCGCACATATAAAAGAAAAAAATCACGGTAAGAATTTTTGGAACTTGGTCGGTAAATATTATCCGAATTATAAATCTGCAAGAGTGTATTTAAGAAATTTATCGGTAAGAATACAGCAAGATAACTGGATATAAAATTTTTTACAAAAAATTTTTTAAAAATGCAACGTTTTCCTTTGACCGTTTGTTTTATATATGAGGACCTCAAAAAAGTAAAAAATGCCGAACTTTTTCGGCATTTTTTTGTTTTCGCAACTTATTATCCTATATATTGGACTTAGGTTGTGATATAATTTAATCAAGTAAAAGTTTAAGTGGGGTGAAAA from the Hominilimicola fabiformis genome contains:
- a CDS encoding class I adenylate-forming enzyme family protein, giving the protein MPITELLEKNAQMYGDEVSLVEINPKAMEHAKVTWREYSLIETNPMEAGRTEITWKEFDKRSNRFANLLLSRGIKKGDKVAILLMNCLEWLPIYFGILKAGAIAVPLNYRYTAEEIKYCLELAEADVLVFGPEFIGRVEEISDRIPGVKQTFYVGAECPTFAESYDYLVKFMRSIKPDVEITDDDNAAIYFSSGTTGFPKAILHAHRSLVHSAIVEQKHHGQTHDDVFLCIPPLYHTGAKMHWFGSLISGGKAVLLKGIKPEWILQAVSEEECTIVWLLVPWAQDILDAIESGEVKLDKYKLDQWRLMHIGAQPVPPSLIKRWKKYFPNHQYDTNYGLSESIGPGCVHLGVENIHKVGAIGKAGYGWEVKIVDKDGNTVKQGEVGELCVKGPGVMRCYYNDKKATDEVLKDGWLLTGDVAKEDEDGFIYLVDRAKDVIISGGENLYPVQIEDFLRKHDAIKDVAVIGLPDTRLGEIAAAIIELKPDHVCTEAEIEDFCKELPRYKRPHKFIFADVPRNPTGKIEKPKLREIYCGESVVAKQIEN
- a CDS encoding M48 family metallopeptidase; this translates as MVDYEIKYTNRKTLAIYITKEARVEVRCNKRVRKADIERFICEKEKWINEKLELMRNRKSVLIGNGSKILYLGKEYEIVVSESKEGMYDDKFFVHPSSDKRYVYIVLEKFYKQKAKEIIAERLHKYEQIMGLYSTKFGITSANTRWGSCSGKNSINFTWKLVMADIDVIDYVVVHEIAHIKEKNHGKNFWNLVGKYYPNYKSARVYLRNLSVRIQQDNWI